One Vigna unguiculata cultivar IT97K-499-35 chromosome 11, ASM411807v1, whole genome shotgun sequence DNA window includes the following coding sequences:
- the LOC114169126 gene encoding GDSL esterase/lipase At2g04570-like, whose protein sequence is MEVQIILLMVLLPLLMVRAKVPAMIVFGDSSVDAGNNNYIATVARSNFQPYGRDFEGGKPTGRFSNGRITTDFLSQAFGIKPYVPPYLDPNHNISHFATGVTFASAATGYDNATSDVLSVIPLWKQLEYYKGFQKKLRVYLGESRANETFAKALHIVSVGTNDFLENYFAIPGRASEYTPIEYQNFLVGIAEKFIHKLYGLGARKISLGGLPPMGCLPLERTTNFVGGNDCVPRYNSIALEFNQKLSKLTTTLNKDLPQIRLVFSNPYDIFLQIIQKPAHYGFQVASMSCCATGMFEMGYSCSRGSSFSCIDASRYVFWDSFHPTEKTNGIIAKYLVKNSLAQFLH, encoded by the exons ATGGAAGTGCAGATAATTTTGTTGATGGTCCTGCTTCCCCTGCTTATGGTTAGGGCTAAGGTTCCGGCAATGATCGTGTTCGGTGACTCGTCGGTGGATGCTGGGAACAACAATTACATAGCAACAGTAGCTCGCAGCAACTTCCAACCTTACGGGCGAGACTTTGAGGGTGGGAAGCCTACTGGGAGATTCAGCAATGGCCGAATAACAACAGATTTCTTATCCCAAGCCTTTGGAATCAAACCCTATGTGCCCCCATACTTGGACCCTAATCACAATATTTCACACTTCGCCACCGGCGTCACCTTTGCTTCTGCTGCTACTGGCTACGATAATGCTACTTCAGATGTCTTG TCTGTGATACCATTGTGGAAGCAGTTGGAGTACTACAAAGGGTTCCAAAAGAAACTGAGAGTGTATCTTGGGGAAAGTAGGGCAAATGAGACCTTTGCGAAAGCATTGCACATAGTAAGTGTTGGAACAAATGACTTCCTAGAGAACTATTTTGCCATCCCTGGTAGGGCATCAGAATATACACCAATAGAGTATCAAAATTTTCTGGTGGGTATAGCTGAGAAGTTCATACACAAACTCTATGGTCTTGGTGCTAGAAAAATATCCTTGGGGGGTTTACCTCCCATGGGGTGCTTGCCGTTGGAGAGAACCACAAATTTTGTTGGGGGGAATGACTGTGTGCCCAGATACAACTCCATTGCATTGGAGTTCAATCAGAAACTCAGTAAGTTGACAACAACACTCAACAAAGATCTTCCTCAGATCAGATTGGTATTTTCCAATCCTTATgatattttcttgcaaattattCAAAAGCCAGCTCACTATG GGTTTCAGGTGGCCTCAATGTCATGTTGTGCAACTGGAATGTTTGAAATGGGATATTCATGCAGCAGAGGCAGTTCTTTCAGTTGCATAGATGCTTCCAGATATGTGTTTTGGGACTCATTCCATCCAACAGAGAAAACCAATGGTATCATTGCAAAGTACCTGGTCAAGAACTCACTAGCTCAATTTTTGCACTAA